The sequence below is a genomic window from Deinococcus terrestris.
TCCCGGAGGTCGGGCCGGGAGCGCAGCACGTCTCGGAATAGGAGGTAGTCTCGCCACCGCCGCTCGCCCACCGGCATCAGGTGCAGGTAGTGTGTCCGCGCCTCGTCGGGTCCCCTGGCGAAGAAATATTCGCCCCAGCCTTCCCGGTCCCCGAACGACACGTAGCCGATCTGCTCCAGTGGACGGATACAGGCGTCCATTCGCGCGGCGTCCTCCACTCCCACAGCGAGGTCAAGGATGGGCTTGGCGGCGAGGCCCGGAACACTCGTGCTCCCCACGTGCTTAATCGCCACGGCCAGAGGCCCCAGCGCCCGCGCCACCCGGCCGCGCTCCTGGGCGAACAGGGCTGGATACTCGGCCGACGAGGGGCGAAGTTCAACGGTGCCCCGGCGGAGTCCAAGCGTCATGCCGTCAGTCTGAAACAGAGCGGGAAAAGGCAAAAGCTCCTCCCCCTTAGCCTTCCGCTTTCCGCCTTCTGCGCCTTTCGCCCAAGAGCTAGTGCCGCTCCTCCACATTCTCCCTCGGCGGGTTGAGGTGCGTCTTGTCGGTGCTCTCGGTCGCCGCCTCGGTGTCAAAGGGATTCTCATTCGCCAGCCGCTCGACCTCGCGGGCCGCCGCCTCGGAGGTTTCGGGCGTCCACTCGCCGTGGCGGGTCATGGTCTTCTCGTCGCTGGACTTCTTCTTGTCGTCGCTCATACGCTCTCTCCTTAAAGGCCCAGCCAGTCGTTGCCCGCGTCCTCCGTCGCCTGCCCGACCTCCTCGGCGACCTCGTCGCGGCGGGTGGCCCAGGCCGGGAAGGGGTAGTTCACGAGGACGGGGTTGGGCACGTCGGGTTGCGACACCAGCATGGTGCCGGGTTGCAGGATGCCCGCGCGGGCGCGAAAGCTCTGCGGCAGGAAGCGGTACTCGGGCCGCTCGGCTTCCGCGAGGTCGAGGCGGCCCACCACCCGGATCGCCGCGTTGGACACGATGCGCCGCTCAACCTCCGAGGCCGTCTGCTGCGCCCCGATCAGGATGATGCCGAGGCTGCGGCCACGCTCCGCGATGTCGAGCAGCACGTCCTTGATGGGGCTGTCGCCCTCACGCGGGGCGTACTTGTTCAACTCGTCGAGCACGACGAAGACGGTGTCCTGCCGCCCATACCGCTCCTTGTGCTCGAACAGCTCGCGCAGGAGCACGCCCACCACGAAGCTCTGCGCGTGGGCGCCGAGCTTGTGAATGTCCACCACGCTGGTCTGCACGCCCGCCTTCAGCAGGTCGGGGCGGTACTGCGCGGCCCGCGCCGGGGTCAGGTCGCCGCGCACCAGCGGCGCGAGATGCTTTTGCACCCCGCGCAGGCGCCGGACAAAGGCGCGGAGGGTGCCCTGGTTCTGCTTCAGCACCCATTTAGGGTCGCCCTCGCCGTCGTTCTGCTCCAACAGCTTGTATTCCAGGTAGGAGATGAGCTGAGCGAAGGTCTGAATCCGCGTCTTGCCCATGTCGTCGAAGCGCACGTCCTCCGAGAGCAGCGTTTCGGTGTCGGGCTGCCAGTCCTCCACGGTGAGGTACGGCGCGTCGTCCCCGGCGGCGAGGCGGGCCAGTTTTTCCTCGATGTTGCCGATCACGAAGCCGAGGTTGAGGCTGGCGTTGCCGTCGGGAAAGACGTAGGGCAGCATCCGCCGCTGACAGAACTCGCGCAGGCTGAACACGAAGGGGGTCACGCCGCCCGAGCGCTGCTCCACGTCGGGCACGATCACGTCGCCCGCCCCGGCCTTCGGGGGCGCGAGGAACTGCACGTCGCGGAAGGGGGTGGCGGGGAGGCCGAGCAGGTCGTAGCGCCCAGTCGCAAGCCCCTTGGCCGCCTGCACGCCCCGCTCTACCGGGTCCACCTCGCGGTTGGGCTGGTCCAGAAAGAGCAGGTCCTCGCCCTTCACGTTGAAGATCAGGGCGCGGGTGCGGTGGCCCTCGCCGTGGGTGTCCAGCACGCCGCTGCGAAAGATGGCGTGCAGCAGGAAGAGGGCGTAACTCGTCTTCGTCGCCACGCCGGAAATCCCACTGATGTTGATGTGGCCGCCCTGCTCGCCGTTGACGAACTGATAGTTCAGGGGCAGCACCTGACCGTCCGCAAGGAGGCCGCCGGGAAAGGAGCGCTTCATCTTGTCCGCGCTGAGCGCCAGCCGCAGGTCCTCGCCCCGCGCGTGCCGCACCTCGTCGCCGGGCTGCGGCGGGATGAAGTTCTCGGGGCTGACGCGGGTGACGAGCACGCGGGCCGCGTAGCTCACCGAGGCGGGCAGGAGGCCCGCCACCACGTCCTGCACGTCGCTGTCGAAGGTGACGCCCTCATGCCGGGTCCGCACGTGGTCCACGATCCCGTAGAAGTGGACCGGAGAACCATCGGGCTTCTGCGTCCGCACGGCCACGAGGTCGTCCATGCCCACACTCGCACCGGGCGTCACCGCGAACCAGAAGGACACCGGGGTGGCGTCCTCGGTGCCCAGCACCATGCCGATGCGCTCGCCCTGCCCGGCTATTCCTCCAGCAAGGGTCAAGAGGCCACCCCCAGCTCACGGGCGATGTGCGCCCGCAGGCGCCTAGTTACGAGGTCGGCGCTCCCCATCGCGCGGGTCATCGCGTGCTCCAGCGCGGCGGTCGGGATCAGGTTTTGCGGGGCGCGGGGGTCCTTGTACGGCTGGCTGGCGAGACGGCACAGCAGCGGGCCGCTCACGTTCGCCACCGTCCGCACGATGGGCGGCAGGAAGTCAGGCTCCTCCGGCGCGTACATCTCCAGCCTCATCACGCCGGACATGGGGTGCTGGTAAAAGGCGGCCTCGCACAGCCGCACGTACCAGATAAAGCGGGTGATGCGGTTGTTCTCGTAGCGCATGTGCAGGATGGGGGTGCGCTCGCCGGGCTTCAGGTCGGTCAGCAGCCCCGC
It includes:
- a CDS encoding GrpB family protein, whose amino-acid sequence is MTLGLRRGTVELRPSSAEYPALFAQERGRVARALGPLAVAIKHVGSTSVPGLAAKPILDLAVGVEDAARMDACIRPLEQIGYVSFGDREGWGEYFFARGPDEARTHYLHLMPVGERRWRDYLLFRDVLRSRPDLRDEYQSLKTALARQHGAARAEYTARKGAFVERILAEFRSSDGVS
- a CDS encoding ATP-binding protein, with amino-acid sequence MVLGTEDATPVSFWFAVTPGASVGMDDLVAVRTQKPDGSPVHFYGIVDHVRTRHEGVTFDSDVQDVVAGLLPASVSYAARVLVTRVSPENFIPPQPGDEVRHARGEDLRLALSADKMKRSFPGGLLADGQVLPLNYQFVNGEQGGHINISGISGVATKTSYALFLLHAIFRSGVLDTHGEGHRTRALIFNVKGEDLLFLDQPNREVDPVERGVQAAKGLATGRYDLLGLPATPFRDVQFLAPPKAGAGDVIVPDVEQRSGGVTPFVFSLREFCQRRMLPYVFPDGNASLNLGFVIGNIEEKLARLAAGDDAPYLTVEDWQPDTETLLSEDVRFDDMGKTRIQTFAQLISYLEYKLLEQNDGEGDPKWVLKQNQGTLRAFVRRLRGVQKHLAPLVRGDLTPARAAQYRPDLLKAGVQTSVVDIHKLGAHAQSFVVGVLLRELFEHKERYGRQDTVFVVLDELNKYAPREGDSPIKDVLLDIAERGRSLGIILIGAQQTASEVERRIVSNAAIRVVGRLDLAEAERPEYRFLPQSFRARAGILQPGTMLVSQPDVPNPVLVNYPFPAWATRRDEVAEEVGQATEDAGNDWLGL